AGTAGAAAATTGTTCTGAAAAAGGTATTGTTGTATTCAACACGCCTGGTGCAAATGCCAATGCTGTAAAAGAACTGGTCCTTGCGAGCTTGTTCGTTTCGGCGCGCCCTATTTTGGAAGGAACAGAATGGGTGAAGGAATTACCAGCAGAAGATGATGTCGAGCAGAAAGTCGAAGCTGGGAAGAAAGCTTTTGCGGGAACAGAACTTGCGGGTAAAAAGCTTGGAATTATTGGCTTAGGCGCAATTGGTGCGTTAGTGGCAAATGATGCTTTATCGCTTGGGATGGATGTGGTTGGTTATGATCCGTTCGTTTCGGTAGACACTGCTTGGAGAATTTCTAAAGAAGTGGAACGTGCGATGACGATTGAAGAAGTGTTAGCAACCTGTGATTATTTGACAGTCCACGTACCTTTAACAGATAAAACACGCGGCATGTTTAATGCGGATACATTGCAATTAGTGAAGGACAATGCGGTGTTACTAAACTTTTCACGCGGTGAGCTAGTGGATTCTGCGTCTGTGAAGGAAGCTTTAGACGACGGACTTTTGCGTTTATATATTACTGATTTTGCGACAAAAGAATTATTAAATCATAAAAAAGTGCATGTATTTCCACATTTAGGCGCATCGACGGAAGAAGCAGAAACAAACTGTGCTAAAATGGCTGCGAAAGAACTACAAGCTTATCTTGAAACTGGCAGCATTAAAAACTCCGTGAATTTTCCAAATGTAGAAATGCCATATAACGGGCATCCGCGAATTGGTATTTGTCATAAAAATATTCCGAATATGGTTGGGCAAATTACGACAGAACTAGGGAAATATTCCTTAAATATTTTAGATATGACCAATCGTAGTAAAAATGAATATGCCTACACGTTAATCGATATTGATAAGGAAACGCAAGCTAATTTGGAACAACTAAAACAAGATTTGCTAGCGGTGCAAGGGGTTTTGCGTGTTCGCGTTATTGAACCATTAGGTGTAACAGTTTAAATTTATTACCCGGGAAATAATGAGAGCATGAAACTTTATGGTTATTGCCAGACGGGTTCATGCTCTTTTACTAAAAAGGAGGATAACAATGGTAAACATACGTCCATTTAAAGCAATTCGTCCAATCAAAAATTTAGCGGAGAAAGTGGCTTCATTGCCATATGATGTACTTAATTCGGATGAGGCGCGCGAACTTGGTGATGCAAATAAATATTCATTTTTACATATTGATAAGGCGGAAATTGATTTGGATCCGGCGATTTCCCCGTATGACCCAGCTGTGTATCAAAAGGCAGCTGATAATTTGGAGCAATTTGAGTTGGATGGTTGGCTTGGAAGAGAAGCAAATCCGGCATTTTATATTTATCAGCTGACGATGGATGGCCGTCCGCAAACGGGGTTGGTTGTGTGCACGTCGATTGATGATTATATGAATGGGGAGATTAAAAAACATGAGCTGACTCGTGAGGAGAAAGAGTTGGACCGGATTCGCCATGTTGATGTTTGTGATGCGAATACAAGTCCAATTTTCCTAACTTATCGTGGAAAAGAGGCAATTAATACGCTTGTTGAGTCTTGGGTGAGGGAAAATGAGCCGGAATACGACTTTGAGAGCTTCCACGGGGTCGCGCATAAGGTTTGGGCAATTACGGACGCACATATTTTAGAAGACCTGTCAGCGGCGTTCTCGGAAGTCCCAGCGCTATACATCGCAGACGGGCACCATAGAACGGAATCTGCTGTAAAAGTTGGCTTGAAACGGCGCGAAGAATTCCCAGAGGCTGGGCCAGAAGCGGAATTCAATTTCTTTTTATCGGTTGTTTTCCCGGAAGAGCAATTAGAGATTCTTGATTATAATCGGGTTGTGAATGTGCCACTTGAAGCGGAGTTCCTTAGTAAAATCGAAACTAGTTTTGACGTGGAAAATGTTGGAAAAGAAGCATTTAAACCGGAAAAGCCAAAACAAGTTGGGATGTATTTGGACGGGAACTGGTATAAACTTACGGCGAAAAGGGAAGTGATTCCAAATGATGTTATCGGGCAGCTGGATGTTTCGATATTACAATCGCAAGTTTTAACGCCGATTTTTGGGATTGAAGATATTCGTCGCGATAACCGCATTGATTTTGTCGGTGGAATACGTGGATTGGGTGAGCTAGAGCGTCTAGTTGATAATGGCAGCCATTCGGTCGCGTTTGCGATGTACCCGCCAACAATGGACGATTTACTTAGTGTGGCGGATGCTTCGGAAATTATGCCACCGAAATCGACTTGGTTTGAACCGAAATTATTAAGTGGGCTATTTGTCCATGATTTAGAGAGTAAGTAATTTTAGGATGAAGCATATTAGTTACTTTTATTCTGCGGAAAATGAGCCGGAGATAAACCTAGAGATATGGAAAGTGTTTATGAATAATAGTGAAGCTGAGCGTGAAATCCATTTTGAATATACAGGAATCGTGTTTGATATTCAGCTGGGAGAGGTCGGGAAAGCGGACTTGCCGGAGTTGGTTGAAACGCTGCTGGATAAGAACGGAATGGAAGCTTTACCGGTTTTAGTTGTGAATGAGGAAGTATACAAGTATGGCGAGTTTTCTGTTATTGATGCTATCTCGGAATTGCTAGATGTTGGTGTTTCTATCCAAGTAGAAGAAGATTGAAATCAAAAAGCCGGTCGGGAAATTAATCCTGACCGGCTTTTTAACTATTTTTTCTTTTTCCAGATAATTAAAGCTGTGGAAGATAGTAGGATACCAAGTAGAGCCGAGTTCCATGGTGTGGAATCGCCCGTTTTTGGTAAGGTAGCGGAAGCTTTTTTTACTTCGGTCTTCTTTAAATTAGAAGGTGTGGTTTTCGTTTGCTTTTTATCTGGTGAAGGTTGGTCTGTGTTCGTTTTTTTCGTATAGATGTAGTTAACGGTTTGTGTGCTATTTGTGAATAATCCTGTTGTGTTTGTTGGTTCTTTGGATAATGTGTAGCCGTCGATTTGTTTGGAAGTCGCTGTATACTTATCGCCAATATTTCCGTTTAGTGTCTCGGATGGAGCGAGTGTTTTGCCATTAGCATCCATGTAATTCACTGTTATCGGCTGAGCTGCTTCGGTGTTTTTTGTATACATATATGTCACGGTTTGGCTGCTTGTATTGAATGTGCCGGTTGCGTTAGTAGGTTTCGTTTTTAGAGTGTAGCCGTCGATAGTTTTTGGCGTAGTCGTGTAGTTATCTCCTACTGTTCCAGAAATTTCTGTGGTGGAGCTAAGTTGTTTATTATTTTCGTCAACGTAGTGAATTTCTACAACACCTTTTTCAGGAGTTGGATTTTTTGTGTAAATGTAGTTGACGGTTTGCGCGCTGCTTGTGAATTGTCCAGTCGCATTAGTTGGTTCGGCGGATAATGTGTAGCCGTCGATTTGTTTGGCAGTAGCGCTATAGGTGTCATCAACATTTCCGTTTAATGTTTCGGATGGAGCGAGTGTTTTGCCATTAGCATCCACGTAATTAACGGTTACAGGCTCTGCGGCTACGATGTTTTTAGTGTAAACGTACGTTACGGACTGGCTAGTAGTAGTGAATGTTCCAGTTGCGTTATCTGGAGTAGTCGTTAATGTATAATCTGGGATGTCTTTCGCGCTAGAAGTATAAGGATCGTCCAAATTACCGCTTAAAACATCATCATCCGCCAATTTTTCTCCTTTATCATCAAGGTAATGAACTGTGACGTCTTCTCCTTTGATGGGTTGAGGTGCTTCAAATGGAGTTGTTACGGTTCCTACTATAGCTCCATTTGCGGAGGTGAAAGTATAGGTTACGGCTGGATTATCTGTGCTGAGATTTTCCCAAGTTATTGTATTTGTTGCTTGGTCGTATACACCGCCGTCTCCCGGTTCAATATTCATCGGATTTCCAAACTGATCTAATAAATCAGGGCTAACTGGAATGGTCAAGTTGTTGTTTGTTAAAGTTTCTTTGGGCATCGTGATTGTTTGTCCTTCAGCATCAAAGGTATTGTTAAGAGCAGGGATTTTGCCCACAGAAGAGAAGTCTTGGATGTGAGCATTTACACAAGACAAACTTTTAAGCTTTGTATTATGAGAAACGTCTAATTTCGTTAGTTCAGTATTATTTAAATACAAATAGACTAATTTTGGGTTTTGTGAAAGATCCAATTCTGTTATACCAGCGCCTTGGCAGTCTAATGAATATAATTGTGTATTATGCGTGACATCAAGCTCTTTTATTTTTCTACATCCTTCAGCTTTAAAATATGTTAATTGTGGGTTGTGTGTTAGGTCTATTTCTAATATATCAGTTTGTATACATTGTAGTGTAGTTAATTTCGAAAGCGTAGTTACATCTAATTCGGTTAAATCATTTACGCCGCAATCAAAATATGTTAATTGTGTAAGTAGGGTTACATCTATTTCGGTCAATTTATTACCTGAGCAATCTAGGATAGTTAGCTGTGAATTTTGGTTGAGATCCAGTTCAGTTATATTATTATTGTCGCAGTATAAACGGTTCAGTAGTTTATTTTGACTTACATCTAATGCAGTTATTTTATTAAAGCTACAGTCTAAGGTTGTTAATTGAGTATGTGGTGTCACATCTAATTTGGTGATTTTTTTATTTAAATGGCAGTCTAGCTCCGTTAATTGTGTATTGTGGCTGACATCTAGTTCGGTTAAGGTGTTGCGCGCGCAGTTTAAATAAGTTAACAAAGGATTTTGGCTTACATCTATTTGTGTAAGTTTGTTTGTGTCACAATTTAAGTAGGTTAATTTTGTAAGTGGGGTTACGTCAAGGTTTGTAAGTTTATTTGAATCACATGCCAGATAAGTTAAATTAGTGTTTTGGCTAAGATCAAGGGTGGTCATGTTGTTACTTGTGCAAATTAAGCTTGTTAAACCAGTTAATTTTTCAAGACCAGTCATATCTGCTATGGAAGAATTGTGGCAGTCTAGACTTGTTAGGGTCGCTAGTTGTTCTTCGCTGATAGTGTCAGTTGCTTGCATTTCAAATGCTGCTGCTACTTTTGAAGCCAAATTGTCATCAGGAAACCAGTCGTTAAAACTTTGTGTTTGACCGGCTTTGAGTGTTTTCACGGGAGCGGGTTGCTTTGTGGCACTCTCTGTATTATTTGTGATTTCTGTTGTATTGTCTGTAATATCATTAGTTGCCGCGGAAGTTAATAGTGGATTTGAGACCATTGTCAAACTAATTAATGAGACTAATACTATTTTAGAGGTTTTCAATTGAGCTGGCTCCTTTAATTACTTTTTATAATCATTTATTATACGCCGAAATACTTGTTTTTTTGTCCCATTAAGGTACGAAAAACGCACGCATGTGATTCGTTTTTGTCGATTTGATGGCTAAAAAGAATTGCAAAAATGGTAGCGATTAATTTTCACGTCTATGATAATATAAAAGTGTCCGATTAAGTTAAACAAAGGAGTGAATCACGTGCCACATTTGAAAGACTATACGATTGGTATTCAACATATAAAGCAGCTGACTTCGGAAATTTCACTTGGAACAAAGTTGGTATTTGCTATTTCTGGACAGATAACGATTAAGCTTTCAGAGCAGAAATTTTATTTGCAGGAAGGCGATATTTTAGTTCTTGATCGCAACACTTTTTATACAATTGAAGGAAATGAAGATAATTTAATTATTGATTTAACAATTTCAGATACATTTTTTGCGCATTATTATGAGGATTATTTCCAGCATTCGTTTAAATTTTTCTCGAAGGAGAGTGATCCGGGGCGAGAGCGGGTTGTTGGGTCTTTGCGAAAGTCGGTTAGTGAGCTTTTGATTGCTTCGGCGACTAAAAAACGCGCGAATAAATTAGAGGCGCAATCGGCATTATTCCAAATTTTACTTTTGCTTACACGCTTTTTGAAAAGAGGGATTCCGTCTTCGGCACGGAAAGAAGTCAATGATAAACGGATTTCGCGCATTATTCGAGAAGTAGAAGAACGGTTTGATGAAGCCTTGTCTCTGCGCGAGTTTGCGCAAAAAGAGTTTTTAAGTGAGGCGTATTTGTCACGTTATTTTAAAAAGACAACGGGGCTTGGTTTTTTGCAGTATTTGACGGAAGTTCGGTTGAAGCATGCGATTCAAGATTTGCTTCACTCGGCGGAAACTATTACGGAAATAGCACTAAAAAATGGTTTTTCGAGTCAAAAGCATTTTTCGGAAGTGTTTAAGTTTCATTTTGAGTTGACGCCTAGCGAATATCGGATGGAGCATCATTCGGAAACGAATTTACTAATAGAAAACCGGGCGTCACAAATGGGTGCAAGTATCGAACACATCGCGCCATCACCGGAAATTTTAGTGAAGTTAGCGGGTCTTTATTATGATGTGGAGCTTGGTAAGGAATTAAATAAAGCGCCTTTTGAGAAGAAGAAAATTGATATTACGGAAAAGTCGGCGCGCTGTCTCAGCAAGAATATGAATATTTTAACGATTGGTGAGCTGAAAGAAGTGCTGAAAGATAATGTGCAAAAGCAGATTATTACGACGCGGGATGAAATTGGCATTAATTATATTGGCATTCGTCATTTGTTTAGAGGATCGACGTTCTTGCCTGAAACGGAAACGGATGAGCTAGTGCCGACCTCTTCGCCATATGCTAATGCGGATTTAGCGCTCACTTTTTTAAAGCAGCAGAATTTACAATTGTTTATTCGTTTGGAGTATCAAGATATTTTGGGTGAGGAAGAAGCGGTTTTTGAGCGTTTGGATCATTTTTTAAGACATTGTATGCAAGTTTTTGGGCGGGAATTTGTTTCTAAATGGCATTTTATGTTTTATGAACCGAAAAATACATATGCGGACAAAGCAGAATTGAAAAAACTTTATTTGAAGCTATATCAAATTATAAAATCGTGTTTTCCCGCTATCCAAGTCGGAAATTTTGTCCCGTTTTCGTTGTCTAAAGATGCGGTGCCAGAGCGCCACACATGGTTTTTAGAAGAAGCGGATAAAATTGATTTTGTTGCCTTTAATGCGAACCAAAATGAAGCGGTAGATTTTTCGAAAGAGGATACGCAGTCGTTTTTAGTTTCAGAGGATCATTGTTTGTCGAAAACGTTGAAGTTAAAGGCTTTCTTGAAGCATCATCATATTAATAAGCCGTTGATGTTGGTGAATTGGAATACGTTGTCGGGGAATACTAGGTATACGAACGGGACGTTTTTCCGAGGTGCGCTAGTTTTGAAAACGATGCTAGATTTGGTGCCAGAAGTGGATGCGTTAGGATTTTGGATTAATACGGAGCTGCATGAGGGTGACGATAGCAAGTTAAATATTAGCCTGGATGGGATTGAAATGTTCCACTTTTTTAACGGGAAAAGACCGGCGTTTTATGCGGTGAAGTTTTTGAGGCGGCTTAAAGGTGTTGTCGTCGCGGAAGGTCCTGACTTTATTATGACGAAGCACGTGGACGGATATCAGCTGATTTTGATGAACTGTGCGACGATTAATCCGCGCTATTCGGTGGAGGAACGGTTCACTAAAGAAGAGCAAAAAGAAATGCATATTCGGCTTACGGGGCTTGAAGCGGGTGAGTATCAGGTTCGAAAATGGCAATTTGACCGGGATAATGGGGCGCTTTATTCGAAGTATTGGCAGCTTAATAGTAAATACGGGATGGATAAAGAAATTTTGGATTACATTGTGGATGTTTCTCAGCCAACGCTCACGGTGACGGATGAAACGATAACGGAAGATTGGTCGTTTTATGCCTATTTAGATATTAATGCGATTCATTTTTATGAGTTTAGAAGTACGATTTAAAAAGTTCAACTACTGCAGTTGGACTTTTTTTATGCCTTTAACACCGAATTTTTGACATTGGTTAGTGTGGTTTGGAAAAGAAGTAAATTTCAAGCTAAAACTAAGCAAAAAAGCAAACTTCTTTTAGGTTAAATTTTTTTATAATAAAGGTGTAGTGAAAAATACGGATGTTCTGGCCAGCAGAAGTATTAAAAATGGAGGTTTGGAGAATGAAAGAGAAGTTGTTTCAAAAACTAGACGAAAAAAGAGATCG
Above is a window of Listeria swaminathanii DNA encoding:
- a CDS encoding helix-turn-helix domain-containing protein, with amino-acid sequence MPHLKDYTIGIQHIKQLTSEISLGTKLVFAISGQITIKLSEQKFYLQEGDILVLDRNTFYTIEGNEDNLIIDLTISDTFFAHYYEDYFQHSFKFFSKESDPGRERVVGSLRKSVSELLIASATKKRANKLEAQSALFQILLLLTRFLKRGIPSSARKEVNDKRISRIIREVEERFDEALSLREFAQKEFLSEAYLSRYFKKTTGLGFLQYLTEVRLKHAIQDLLHSAETITEIALKNGFSSQKHFSEVFKFHFELTPSEYRMEHHSETNLLIENRASQMGASIEHIAPSPEILVKLAGLYYDVELGKELNKAPFEKKKIDITEKSARCLSKNMNILTIGELKEVLKDNVQKQIITTRDEIGINYIGIRHLFRGSTFLPETETDELVPTSSPYANADLALTFLKQQNLQLFIRLEYQDILGEEEAVFERLDHFLRHCMQVFGREFVSKWHFMFYEPKNTYADKAELKKLYLKLYQIIKSCFPAIQVGNFVPFSLSKDAVPERHTWFLEEADKIDFVAFNANQNEAVDFSKEDTQSFLVSEDHCLSKTLKLKAFLKHHHINKPLMLVNWNTLSGNTRYTNGTFFRGALVLKTMLDLVPEVDALGFWINTELHEGDDSKLNISLDGIEMFHFFNGKRPAFYAVKFLRRLKGVVVAEGPDFIMTKHVDGYQLILMNCATINPRYSVEERFTKEEQKEMHIRLTGLEAGEYQVRKWQFDRDNGALYSKYWQLNSKYGMDKEILDYIVDVSQPTLTVTDETITEDWSFYAYLDINAIHFYEFRSTI
- a CDS encoding arsenic metallochaperone ArsD family protein, encoding MKHISYFYSAENEPEINLEIWKVFMNNSEAEREIHFEYTGIVFDIQLGEVGKADLPELVETLLDKNGMEALPVLVVNEEVYKYGEFSVIDAISELLDVGVSIQVEED
- a CDS encoding DUF1015 domain-containing protein, with the protein product MVNIRPFKAIRPIKNLAEKVASLPYDVLNSDEARELGDANKYSFLHIDKAEIDLDPAISPYDPAVYQKAADNLEQFELDGWLGREANPAFYIYQLTMDGRPQTGLVVCTSIDDYMNGEIKKHELTREEKELDRIRHVDVCDANTSPIFLTYRGKEAINTLVESWVRENEPEYDFESFHGVAHKVWAITDAHILEDLSAAFSEVPALYIADGHHRTESAVKVGLKRREEFPEAGPEAEFNFFLSVVFPEEQLEILDYNRVVNVPLEAEFLSKIETSFDVENVGKEAFKPEKPKQVGMYLDGNWYKLTAKREVIPNDVIGQLDVSILQSQVLTPIFGIEDIRRDNRIDFVGGIRGLGELERLVDNGSHSVAFAMYPPTMDDLLSVADASEIMPPKSTWFEPKLLSGLFVHDLESK
- the inlJ gene encoding class 1 internalin InlJ codes for the protein MKTSKIVLVSLISLTMVSNPLLTSAATNDITDNTTEITNNTESATKQPAPVKTLKAGQTQSFNDWFPDDNLASKVAAAFEMQATDTISEEQLATLTSLDCHNSSIADMTGLEKLTGLTSLICTSNNMTTLDLSQNTNLTYLACDSNKLTNLDVTPLTKLTYLNCDTNKLTQIDVSQNPLLTYLNCARNTLTELDVSHNTQLTELDCHLNKKITKLDVTPHTQLTTLDCSFNKITALDVSQNKLLNRLYCDNNNITELDLNQNSQLTILDCSGNKLTEIDVTLLTQLTYFDCGVNDLTELDVTTLSKLTTLQCIQTDILEIDLTHNPQLTYFKAEGCRKIKELDVTHNTQLYSLDCQGAGITELDLSQNPKLVYLYLNNTELTKLDVSHNTKLKSLSCVNAHIQDFSSVGKIPALNNTFDAEGQTITMPKETLTNNNLTIPVSPDLLDQFGNPMNIEPGDGGVYDQATNTITWENLSTDNPAVTYTFTSANGAIVGTVTTPFEAPQPIKGEDVTVHYLDDKGEKLADDDVLSGNLDDPYTSSAKDIPDYTLTTTPDNATGTFTTTSQSVTYVYTKNIVAAEPVTVNYVDANGKTLAPSETLNGNVDDTYSATAKQIDGYTLSAEPTNATGQFTSSAQTVNYIYTKNPTPEKGVVEIHYVDENNKQLSSTTEISGTVGDNYTTTPKTIDGYTLKTKPTNATGTFNTSSQTVTYMYTKNTEAAQPITVNYMDANGKTLAPSETLNGNIGDKYTATSKQIDGYTLSKEPTNTTGLFTNSTQTVNYIYTKKTNTDQPSPDKKQTKTTPSNLKKTEVKKASATLPKTGDSTPWNSALLGILLSSTALIIWKKKK
- a CDS encoding phosphoglycerate dehydrogenase, with the translated sequence MFNIQTFNAIAKEGLKTFDLEKYVIDANQPADGILLRSYNLHDFDFPETVKAVARAGAGVNNIPVENCSEKGIVVFNTPGANANAVKELVLASLFVSARPILEGTEWVKELPAEDDVEQKVEAGKKAFAGTELAGKKLGIIGLGAIGALVANDALSLGMDVVGYDPFVSVDTAWRISKEVERAMTIEEVLATCDYLTVHVPLTDKTRGMFNADTLQLVKDNAVLLNFSRGELVDSASVKEALDDGLLRLYITDFATKELLNHKKVHVFPHLGASTEEAETNCAKMAAKELQAYLETGSIKNSVNFPNVEMPYNGHPRIGICHKNIPNMVGQITTELGKYSLNILDMTNRSKNEYAYTLIDIDKETQANLEQLKQDLLAVQGVLRVRVIEPLGVTV